In a single window of the Harpia harpyja isolate bHarHar1 chromosome 3, bHarHar1 primary haplotype, whole genome shotgun sequence genome:
- the LOC128139586 gene encoding cytosolic phospholipase A2 epsilon-like — MGSYWSAHESEECPCCSLSVKIIRMRNLRKADLFSQTDCYVSLSLPTASPETVRTKTVKNCKDPVWNETFCFRIQSQVKNILELKVYDENAATKDDLLFTVLFDVAKIQLGEIVHLTFQLNPKTQEMLEVEFASESIPVPPEKLVTNGVLVSREISCLEVLVDNRRTKKELSEKDFLFSVKGSYEESQTLSLGSSWQAAKPLDFHYLKYSLSELRMALAEKPHFCSCVSGEEKKDYHASLTIPLDSLPFKEKVAVAKDETINLHVKSNDWSRNLDVRLDFDLCMEEKNFLQKRRKFVASALKKALHLEQDLQDHEIPVVAVMTTGGGTRALTSLLGNLLGLQKLDLLDAISYITGSSGSTWTLSHLYQSADWSRKDLSRPIGEVRRHMTKCKLNCFSLESFKYYEKELKLRKREGYQISSIDFWGLLLEKALSDGKNNHRLSDERQALSQGQNPLPIYMILNIKEDYSLSEFKEWVEFTPYEVGFLKYGAFIRAEDFGSKFFMGRLMKKLPESRICFMKGLWSNVFSYNLLDAWQSSDPTERSSLRCTQHRTVDVEGDEPSSPARSHELETYLVTPECGIMGIIRQVLTERVMVSKFYNFLKGFQVHNEYLQSTNFCMWKDTVLENFPNQLTETAEFMCLADTAGYIDISYPPLMRPERKVDVVLHLNYSSGSQTSPLEEASKYFLKQGIPFPKVHLSEEEKKNLKECYIFEDTETPEAPTVVFFPLVNDTFRKYKEPGVERSPAEMAQGNVDVSSIFSPYCLNSFTYTEEEFNKLVDLTSYNIQNNKHLILQALNSAIEQKRQHKK; from the exons ttagTCAAACAGATTGCTATGTAAGCCTGTCTTTGCCCACTGCTTCCCCTGAGACTGTCCGGACCAAAACCGTCAAGAACTGCAAAGACCCAGTGTGGaatgaaacattttgcttcagGATCCAGAGCCAAGTAAAA AATATTCTGGAGCTGAAAGTCTATGATGAAAATGCAGCCACTAAAGATGACCTCCTCTTCACGGTCCTCTTTGATGTTGCTAAAATTCAGCTTGGAGAAATTGTTCACTTGACTTTTCAGCTAAATCCAAAG ACACAAGAGATGCTGGAGGTTGAGTTTGCATCGGAGAGCAT tcCAGTCCCTCCTGAAAAGCTTGTCACTAATGGTGTATTAGTG TCTCGTGAAATTTCCTGCTTGGAAGTCCTGGTGGACAATAGGCGGACGAAGAAAGAACTTTCAG aaaaagacTTCTTGTTTTCAGTGAAGGGATCCTATGAAGAGAGCCAGACCCTGTCACTGGGCTCTTCCTGGCAAGCTGCAAAGCCCCTGGACTTCCATTACCTCAAGTACAGCCTGTCAGAGCTGCGCATGGCTCTAGCAGAGAAGCCTCATTTCTGCTCG tgtgtcTCAGGTGAAGAGAAAAAAGACTACCATGCATCCCTCACTATTCCTCTGGATTCACTTCCCTTCAAGGAGAAAGTAGCAGTAGCAAAG GATGAAACAATAAATTTACATGTGAAGTCAAATGACTG GTCAAGAAACTTAGATGTTCGCTTGGATTTTGATCTGTGTATGGAGGAGAAAAATTTCCTGCAGAAACGGAGGAAGTTTGTGgcttctgctctgaaaaaagcACTTCATTTAGAGCAAGACCTACAAGACCATGAG ATACCAGTTGTAGCAGTCATGACAACAGGAGGTGGCACCCGGGCACTGACATCTCTGTTAGGCAACCTGTTGGGTCTTCAGAAGCTGGATCTCTTAGATGCTATTTCATACATCACTGGATCATCTGGTTCAACATG gaCCTTGTCACATTTGTATCAGAGTGCTGACTGGTCACGCAAGGATCTGTCCAGACCGATTGGTGAAGTCCGCAGGCATATGACCAAGTGCAAGCTAAACTGCTTTTCCCTGGAGAGCTTTAAGTACTATGAGAAGGAGCTAAAACTGCGGAAGCGAGAGGGATACCAGATCTCTAGCATTGATTTCTGGGGGCTTCTGCTGGAAAAAGCATTAAGTGATGGG AAAAACAACCACAGACTCTCAGATGAGCGACAGGCATTGAGTCAGGGTCAGAATCCCCTACCTATCTACATGATCCTCAACATCAAAGAAGACTACAGCCTTTCAGAGTTCAAAG AATGGGTGGAGTTCACCCCTTATGAGGTTGGGTTCTTAAAATACGGTGCCTTCATTCGTGCAGAGGATTTTGGCAGCAAGTTCTTCATGGGTCGCCTGATGAAGAAGCTCCCCGAATCCCGCATCTGTTTCATGAAAG GCCTGTGGAGCAATGTTTTTTCCTACAACCTCTTGGATGCCTGGCAGTCGTCAGATCCTACAGAAAGGTCCTCACTGAGGTGTACCCAACACAGGACTGTTGATGTTG AAGGAGATGAGCCTTCCTCACCAGCCAGGAGTCATGAGTTGGAGACTTACTTAGTCACCCCTGAATGTGGCATCATGGGCATCATTCGGCAGGTCCTGACCGAGCGGGTGATGGTTTCAAAGTTCTACAACTTCCTGAAGGGGTTCCAGGTGCACAATGAATACCTTCAGAGCACAAACTTCTGTATGTGGAAAG ATACTGTACTGGAGAATTTCCCCAACCAGCTGACAGAAACGGCAGAGTTCATGTGCCTGGCAGACACGGCGGGATACATTGATATCAGCTACCCACCACTCATGAGGCCAGAGAGGAAAGTGGATGTTGTCCTACACTTAAACTATTCTTCTGGATCGCAGACATCG CCTTTGGAAGAAGCCTCCAAGTACTTCCTAAAGCAGGGAATCCCATTTCCCAAAGTCCACCTgagtgaagaagaaaagaaaaatctaaaggAGTGCTACATCTTCGAAGACACAGAGACCCCAGAGGCGCCAACAGTGGTGTTTTTCCCGCTGGTGAATGACACCTTCAGAAAATACAAAGAGCCTG GTGTGGAGCGCAGTCCTGCTGAGATGGCGCAGGGCAATGTGGACGTTTCcagcattttttccccatattgCTTAAACAGCTTTACCTACACAGAGGAAGAGTTCAACAAGCTGGTAGATCTGACCAGCTACAACATTCAGAACAACAAACATCTGATCCTTCAGGCTTTGAATTCAGCCATAGAGCAGAAGCGacaacacaaaaaataa